Proteins encoded within one genomic window of Amycolatopsis sp. 2-15:
- a CDS encoding SRPBCC family protein — MVTETLKNATDKATDTAGNTAGTATSTASKATGGDTSELTDALRGLGQAAMTRATGALTKKMSSTAGRLSDFAGGDGGGLLAAVTGSKGSIKGQAMMGAVKGGLSGIAQKAKNAFGGGGGGGGGGKGAKIKLTNIVEEIDIGAPINLVYDQWTRFTDFPAFMKKVSNVEQVSDEKTEWKAQVFWSHRTWEASILEQVPFERIVWRSKGAKGHVDGAVTFHELTPDLTKVVLVLAYHPQGLFERTGNIWRAQGRRARLELKHFRRQVMMEDLLNPDDVEGWHGEIHDGEVVEREDEDTDRDDSANTEAEQDEESADTGSEEDEAAESEDEPDEEEESEEEPEEEEPEETEDTDEAAEEERPRRGRARAGAGRS, encoded by the coding sequence GTGGTCACCGAAACTTTGAAGAACGCCACCGACAAGGCGACGGACACAGCCGGCAACACGGCCGGCACGGCCACCAGCACCGCGTCGAAGGCGACCGGCGGGGACACGAGTGAGCTGACCGATGCCCTGCGCGGGCTGGGCCAAGCGGCGATGACCCGAGCAACGGGTGCGCTGACGAAAAAGATGTCTTCGACGGCCGGGCGACTGTCCGACTTCGCCGGAGGCGACGGCGGTGGCCTGCTCGCGGCGGTGACCGGCAGCAAGGGCAGCATCAAGGGCCAGGCGATGATGGGCGCCGTCAAGGGCGGCCTGTCCGGCATCGCACAGAAGGCGAAGAACGCCTTCGGCGGCGGCGGTGGGGGTGGGGGTGGCGGCAAAGGCGCCAAGATCAAGCTCACCAATATTGTCGAGGAGATCGACATCGGTGCGCCGATCAACCTCGTGTACGACCAGTGGACCCGGTTCACCGACTTCCCGGCGTTCATGAAGAAGGTCAGCAACGTCGAGCAGGTCAGCGACGAGAAGACCGAGTGGAAGGCGCAGGTTTTCTGGTCGCACCGCACCTGGGAGGCCAGCATTCTGGAGCAGGTGCCGTTTGAGCGGATCGTCTGGCGTTCCAAGGGAGCCAAGGGCCACGTCGATGGCGCGGTGACGTTCCACGAGCTCACGCCCGACCTCACCAAGGTCGTGCTGGTCCTCGCCTACCACCCGCAGGGCCTGTTCGAGCGCACCGGCAACATCTGGCGGGCCCAGGGCCGTCGGGCGCGGCTGGAGCTCAAGCACTTCCGCCGCCAGGTGATGATGGAGGACCTGCTCAACCCCGACGACGTCGAGGGGTGGCACGGCGAGATCCACGACGGGGAGGTCGTCGAGCGGGAGGACGAGGACACCGACCGCGACGACAGCGCGAACACGGAGGCTGAGCAGGACGAAGAGTCCGCCGACACTGGTTCCGAAGAGGACGAGGCCGCCGAGTCCGAGGACGAGCCCGACGAGGAAGAAGAGTCCGAAGAGGAGCCGGAGGAAGAGGAGCCGGAAGAGACCGAAGATACCGACGAGGCGGCCGAGGAAGAGCGGCCTCGCCGCGGCCGCGCCCGTGCGGGCGCGGGCAGAAGTTGA
- a CDS encoding mechanosensitive ion channel family protein: MNTGFNILQSLQSAFTTFVGYLPQVIGALLVLLIGFIIAKLLDKAITKGLQKAKVDDKLKTGGGANYVEKFSPQGSPSKLVGLVVFWVIMLFVISSAIGTLGIPPLTAFMNQVLSYLPNVLAALLIFIVAAAVAGAIGGLVHRTMGDTPTGQVVRTLVPAMIMGIAVFMILTQLGISPVIVTITYVALVGAAALAAALAFGIGGRDAAARLVNSGYRKAREQNEQFRSDLAIGKQRSVQDAADAKHKAEQKVGGQERSARAAQPPPA; the protein is encoded by the coding sequence ATGAACACAGGCTTCAACATCCTGCAAAGTTTGCAGAGCGCATTTACGACTTTCGTGGGCTACTTGCCTCAGGTGATCGGCGCGCTTCTCGTGCTGCTGATCGGCTTCATCATCGCCAAACTGCTCGACAAGGCCATCACCAAAGGCCTGCAGAAGGCGAAGGTCGACGACAAGCTGAAGACCGGCGGTGGCGCCAACTACGTGGAGAAGTTCTCCCCGCAGGGAAGCCCCTCCAAGCTCGTCGGCCTGGTCGTGTTCTGGGTGATCATGCTGTTCGTGATCTCCTCGGCCATCGGGACGCTGGGAATTCCGCCGTTGACCGCGTTCATGAACCAAGTGCTGAGCTACCTGCCCAACGTCCTCGCCGCACTGCTGATCTTCATCGTCGCGGCCGCGGTCGCCGGCGCGATCGGCGGGCTGGTGCACCGCACCATGGGCGACACGCCAACGGGGCAGGTCGTTCGCACCCTGGTCCCGGCGATGATCATGGGGATCGCCGTATTCATGATCCTGACTCAGCTGGGCATCTCGCCGGTGATCGTCACGATCACCTATGTCGCGCTGGTCGGCGCGGCGGCGCTGGCCGCGGCGCTGGCCTTCGGCATCGGCGGCCGCGACGCCGCCGCACGCCTGGTCAACTCCGGTTACCGGAAGGCCCGGGAACAGAACGAGCAGTTCAGGTCCGACCTGGCGATCGGCAAGCAGCGCTCCGTCCAGGACGCCGCCGACGCCAAGCACAAGGCCGAGCAGAAGGTAGGGGGC
- a CDS encoding PRC and DUF2382 domain-containing protein yields the protein MQLTRILLELRRSSSTSQRRTAAKKFREQVSRLWNRVIGEERQPPSLRGSNKMTVPHSQDIASWAGKTIHDTAGQKIGKVGQLWADDASGAPSWVTVNTGLFGTSETFLPVQGLQPRGDDLQTSYDKDVVKDAPHVDPSGDHLDPGEISRLYQHYGLDTGQGQVGRADTVADTAADTGHDISGPTTDDAMTRSEERLRVGTQREQTGRATLRKYVVTETQQVSVPVTHEEVHVEREPITEANAGAALAGPAISDEEHEMTLHAERPVVETEVVPVERVRLAKEEVTETETVSGEVRKERIDTDDLPENRPRR from the coding sequence GTGCAGCTCACGCGCATTTTATTGGAACTTCGCAGATCGTCGTCCACGTCGCAGCGGCGGACGGCGGCAAAAAAATTCCGCGAACAGGTGTCGCGTCTGTGGAACCGGGTAATCGGCGAAGAACGCCAGCCCCCATCATTGCGAGGAAGTAACAAAATGACAGTGCCTCATTCCCAAGACATTGCTTCTTGGGCCGGAAAAACCATTCACGACACGGCCGGTCAGAAGATCGGTAAGGTCGGCCAGTTGTGGGCCGACGACGCCAGCGGCGCTCCTTCATGGGTCACCGTCAACACCGGCCTGTTCGGCACGAGCGAGACGTTCCTGCCCGTCCAGGGCCTGCAACCCCGCGGTGACGACCTCCAGACGTCCTACGACAAGGACGTCGTCAAGGATGCACCCCACGTCGACCCCTCAGGCGACCACCTCGACCCAGGCGAGATAAGCCGGCTCTACCAGCACTACGGTCTCGACACCGGACAAGGCCAGGTCGGGCGGGCCGACACCGTGGCCGACACGGCGGCCGACACCGGGCACGACATCTCCGGCCCCACCACCGACGACGCGATGACGCGTTCGGAGGAACGGCTGCGGGTGGGCACACAGCGAGAGCAGACCGGCCGGGCGACGCTTCGCAAGTACGTCGTCACCGAGACTCAGCAGGTCTCGGTCCCGGTGACGCACGAAGAGGTCCACGTCGAGCGCGAACCCATCACCGAGGCCAACGCCGGCGCCGCTCTCGCCGGCCCGGCCATCTCCGATGAAGAGCACGAGATGACCCTGCACGCCGAACGGCCGGTCGTGGAGACCGAAGTCGTGCCGGTCGAACGGGTGCGCCTGGCCAAGGAAGAGGTCACCGAGACCGAGACGGTCTCCGGCGAGGTGCGCAAGGAGCGCATCGACACCGACGACCTGCCCGAGAACCGTCCGCGCCGTTAA